From the Rhodoferax sp. WC2427 genome, one window contains:
- a CDS encoding DUF1993 family protein: MYAASVPVFQRYLGQLSRMVDAGAAQSCDLQARLVPDMLPLGLQIDIATQFSLRACAPLAGLEVPPFGQGSATFADLHARIDRAQAFLAALTPAQMAGSAQRLCTDQAGQATVTLPGEAFLAQYALPNFFFHLTSAYALLRQQGVPLGKADFDGWHQYG; this comes from the coding sequence GTGTACGCCGCCTCGGTCCCGGTTTTCCAGCGCTACCTGGGCCAGCTGTCCCGGATGGTGGATGCAGGCGCGGCCCAGAGCTGCGACCTGCAGGCCCGGTTGGTGCCCGATATGCTGCCGCTGGGGCTGCAGATCGACATTGCCACCCAGTTCAGCCTGCGCGCGTGCGCCCCCCTGGCCGGGCTGGAGGTGCCACCGTTTGGCCAGGGCAGTGCCACGTTTGCCGACCTGCATGCCCGCATCGACCGGGCCCAGGCCTTTCTGGCCGCCCTGACCCCGGCGCAGATGGCCGGTAGCGCCCAGCGCCTGTGCACCGACCAGGCGGGCCAGGCCACCGTAACGCTCCCGGGCGAGGCTTTTCTGGCGCAGTACGCCCTGCCCAACTTCTTTTTCCACCTCACCAGCGCCTATGCCCTGCTGCGCCAGCAAGGCGTTCCGCTGGGCAAAGCAGACTTTGACGGCTGGCACCAATACGGGTAA
- a CDS encoding alpha-galactosidase has product MTAEFLTLHSRHSTVVLECPPGEAPLWRYWGPRLPDGSTPGQALRGTRPLPSFMLDFDQPLTVLPTFGVGWFGQSALLAHRAGRDFAQAITQCTVEWTTPGSALVLRLTDAVAQLRFDVSMALDAATDVLTLQTSLTNLGDADIDVQWLAAGTLPLPGDAATVRSYAGQHNHEFLLQTDTLGRNQWRRENRRGRTSHDCFPGAVVTTPGSTEHTGLVFGAHLAWSGNHQQTIEWLHDGQYQWQMGEWLAPGEGRLGPGNSLHTPEIIATCSTEGLNGLAANFHAALRARMAWPGGEMRPRPVHLNTWEAFYFDLVPGDVMALADAAAKVGVERFVLDDGWFHRRHHDRAALGDWWPDADKFPHGLGPLVAHVNALGMEFGLWVEPEMVNPDSELFRTYPDWALQIAGRPLITARNQLVLDISRPEAAEYLFAKIDTLLAAHPIRYLKWDHNRDLTTAALAGGMGSAGYRAQVQAVYALMARLRAAHPAVEIESCSGGGGRIDFGILRYTHRVWGSDCIDAMSRVQIQHGFGQFFPPEILGSHIGTAPAHTTGRSQSLAFRAAVALTGHLGVELDVRHLDETTLTALSVWIVCYKNWRDQLHHGRVWRGEAADGLVWQAHGDAQDLLLFVYRCQPTSHRYTPPLRLPMLDATARYQVEQLVPIAGEGAVQSPAPFFTALQDGGVALDGAWLAQAGLPMPRATAETCFIVRLKKVLP; this is encoded by the coding sequence ATGACCGCTGAATTCCTCACCCTGCACAGCCGCCACAGCACCGTGGTGCTCGAATGCCCGCCCGGTGAAGCGCCCCTGTGGCGCTACTGGGGCCCGCGCCTGCCCGACGGCAGCACCCCCGGCCAGGCGCTGCGCGGCACCCGCCCGCTGCCCTCGTTCATGCTCGACTTCGACCAGCCGCTGACGGTGCTGCCCACCTTCGGCGTGGGCTGGTTCGGCCAGAGCGCGCTGCTGGCCCACCGGGCCGGGCGGGACTTTGCCCAGGCCATTACCCAGTGCACGGTGGAATGGACCACCCCCGGCAGCGCCCTGGTGCTGCGCCTGACCGACGCGGTAGCGCAGCTGCGCTTTGACGTGTCGATGGCGCTCGACGCAGCCACTGACGTGCTCACCCTGCAGACCAGCCTGACCAACCTGGGCGATGCCGACATCGACGTGCAATGGCTGGCCGCAGGCACCCTGCCCCTGCCCGGCGATGCCGCCACGGTGCGCTCGTACGCAGGGCAGCACAACCATGAATTTCTGCTGCAAACCGACACCCTGGGCCGCAACCAGTGGCGGCGCGAGAACCGCAGGGGCCGCACCTCGCACGACTGCTTTCCCGGCGCGGTGGTCACCACCCCCGGCAGCACCGAGCACACCGGCCTGGTCTTTGGCGCGCACCTGGCCTGGTCGGGCAACCACCAGCAGACCATAGAGTGGCTGCACGACGGCCAGTACCAGTGGCAAATGGGCGAGTGGCTGGCCCCCGGCGAAGGCCGCCTGGGCCCGGGCAACAGCCTGCACACGCCCGAAATCATCGCCACCTGCTCCACCGAAGGCCTCAACGGCCTGGCCGCCAATTTCCACGCCGCCCTGCGCGCGCGCATGGCCTGGCCCGGCGGCGAAATGCGCCCGCGCCCGGTGCACCTCAACACCTGGGAGGCGTTTTACTTCGACTTGGTGCCCGGCGATGTGATGGCCCTGGCCGATGCCGCCGCCAAGGTCGGCGTAGAGCGCTTTGTGCTGGACGACGGCTGGTTCCACCGCCGCCACCACGACCGCGCCGCCCTGGGCGACTGGTGGCCCGATGCCGACAAGTTCCCCCACGGCCTGGGCCCGCTGGTAGCGCACGTCAACGCCTTGGGTATGGAGTTCGGCCTGTGGGTCGAGCCCGAAATGGTCAACCCCGACAGCGAACTCTTCCGCACCTACCCCGACTGGGCGCTGCAAATCGCCGGTCGCCCCCTCATCACCGCCCGCAACCAGCTGGTGCTGGACATCTCGCGCCCCGAGGCGGCCGAGTACCTGTTTGCCAAGATCGACACCCTGCTGGCCGCCCACCCCATCCGCTACCTGAAGTGGGACCACAACCGCGACCTGACCACCGCCGCCCTGGCCGGTGGCATGGGCAGCGCAGGCTACCGCGCCCAGGTGCAGGCGGTGTACGCACTGATGGCCCGCCTGCGCGCCGCCCACCCCGCGGTGGAGATTGAAAGCTGCTCGGGCGGTGGGGGCCGCATCGACTTTGGCATCCTGCGCTACACCCACCGGGTGTGGGGCAGCGACTGCATCGACGCGATGAGCCGGGTGCAGATCCAGCACGGCTTTGGCCAGTTCTTCCCGCCGGAAATTTTGGGCTCGCACATCGGCACCGCCCCGGCCCACACCACCGGCCGCAGCCAGTCCCTGGCCTTCCGCGCCGCCGTGGCCCTGACCGGCCACCTGGGTGTGGAGCTGGATGTGCGGCATCTGGACGAAACCACGCTTACCGCCCTATCCGTCTGGATAGTTTGCTATAAAAACTGGAGAGATCAGCTGCACCATGGCCGCGTCTGGCGCGGCGAGGCTGCCGACGGCCTGGTCTGGCAGGCCCACGGCGATGCGCAGGACTTACTGCTGTTCGTCTACCGCTGCCAGCCCACCAGCCACCGCTACACCCCGCCGCTGCGCCTGCCCATGCTGGATGCCACCGCCCGCTACCAGGTGGAGCAGCTGGTGCCCATCGCAGGCGAAGGCGCGGTGCAGTCCCCCGCGCCCTTCTTCACCGCCCTGCAAGACGGCGGCGTGGCGCTGGACGGCGCCTGGCTGGCCCAGGCCGGCCTGCCCATGCCACGCGCCACGGCAGAGACCTGCTTCATCGTGCGTTTGAAAAAGGTGCTGCCATGA
- a CDS encoding LacI family DNA-binding transcriptional regulator translates to MKASLKSPPTSSEVARRAGVSRTTVSFVLNNVRDQGISEATREKVLAAARDIGYEPNAAARTLAGGSTSTVALVIPKASHLYVDVFLAHLVASINEECHRYGLKMLIESSDDEGREPGAFVDLVRSRRIDGLIVVNPSLAGREYLSSIEDAGIPLVVFGTGMPDVGRYHTTGNDTSLAAKLAVNHLVSLGHTQIAFVNFAQPEYLAVNERERGWREAMADNGLPINPAWCAYADISAASGYRATQELLARKVPFTALFAGNDTIAFGAIKALKEAGLRVPEDIALVGYDDIPMAEFATPPLTTVRSDTISLGREAMAMLRALLRGEDVQNSPQPVVATQLVVRESCGAQLKAKK, encoded by the coding sequence ATGAAAGCTTCCCTCAAATCTCCCCCCACCAGCAGCGAGGTCGCGCGCCGCGCCGGGGTGTCGCGCACCACCGTGTCCTTTGTGCTGAACAACGTACGCGACCAGGGCATCAGCGAGGCCACCCGCGAGAAGGTGCTGGCCGCCGCCCGCGACATCGGCTACGAGCCGAATGCCGCGGCACGCACGCTGGCGGGCGGCTCCACCAGCACCGTGGCGCTGGTGATCCCCAAGGCCTCGCACCTGTATGTGGACGTGTTTTTGGCGCATCTGGTGGCCAGCATCAACGAAGAGTGCCACCGCTACGGCCTGAAGATGCTGATCGAGTCCAGCGACGACGAGGGCCGCGAGCCCGGGGCCTTTGTGGACCTGGTGCGCAGCCGCCGCATCGACGGGCTGATCGTGGTCAACCCCAGCCTGGCGGGCCGCGAATACCTGTCCAGCATTGAAGACGCGGGCATTCCGCTGGTGGTGTTTGGCACCGGCATGCCCGATGTAGGCCGCTACCACACCACCGGCAACGACACCTCGCTGGCCGCCAAGCTGGCCGTGAACCACCTGGTATCTCTGGGCCACACGCAGATTGCCTTTGTCAACTTCGCCCAGCCCGAGTACCTGGCTGTCAACGAGCGCGAGCGCGGCTGGCGCGAAGCCATGGCCGACAACGGCCTGCCCATCAACCCCGCCTGGTGCGCCTACGCCGACATCAGCGCCGCCAGCGGCTACCGCGCCACGCAGGAGCTGTTGGCCCGCAAGGTGCCGTTTACCGCCCTGTTTGCGGGCAACGACACCATTGCCTTCGGGGCCATCAAGGCGCTGAAAGAGGCCGGTTTACGGGTGCCCGAAGACATCGCCCTGGTGGGCTATGACGACATCCCGATGGCCGAATTTGCCACGCCGCCGCTGACCACCGTGCGCTCCGACACCATCTCTCTGGGCCGCGAAGCCATGGCCATGCTGCGCGCCCTGCTGCGTGGCGAGGACGTGCAAAACAGCCCGCAGCCGGTGGTTGCCACGCAGCTGGTGGTGCGCGAGTCTTGCGGTGCGCAGCTGAAGGCTAAAAAATGA
- a CDS encoding alpha-glucosidase/alpha-galactosidase: MTRRIKITLIGAGSIVFTRNLLGDIFSYPELADCEVALHDIDEHRLRLAEMVAQRRAAALGVKPLITASTDRRRALDGAQFVISTIQVGGYKPATVTDFEIPKQFGLEQTIGDTLGIGGIMRGLRTIPVQLAMLKDMEDVCAPGAIHLNYVNPMAMITWALNQASKRIPTVGLCHSVQHTAHELAHDLGIPAEEIDYTCAGINHMSFYTKFEHKGVDLYPRLRQIYADGKAPDWNRVRYEMLNQLGHFPTESSEHFAEYVPWFIKKGREDLLAKYNIPLDEYPGRCQIFEHAWPYIERELQAPGTQDVQALTAELEAANIHVMPRNITEAARLLEGLNAVNRSVEYGGQIIHSMVSGTPRVVYGNVLNHHLIDNLPQGCAVEVPCLVDANGVQPTRVGKLPIQLAALMRTNVNVQELVVAAITEQKREHVYHAAMLDPHTAAVLDLSQIRAMVDALLVAHRAFLPDYLQA; encoded by the coding sequence ATGACACGCCGCATCAAGATCACCCTCATCGGGGCTGGCAGCATTGTTTTCACCCGCAACCTGCTGGGTGATATTTTTTCCTACCCCGAGCTGGCCGACTGCGAAGTGGCCTTGCACGACATCGACGAACACCGCCTGCGACTGGCCGAAATGGTGGCGCAGCGCCGGGCTGCCGCCCTGGGCGTGAAGCCCCTGATCACGGCCAGCACCGACCGCCGCCGCGCACTGGACGGCGCGCAGTTCGTCATCAGCACCATCCAGGTCGGCGGCTACAAGCCCGCCACCGTAACCGACTTCGAAATCCCCAAGCAATTCGGCCTGGAACAGACCATTGGCGACACCCTAGGGATTGGCGGCATCATGCGCGGCCTGCGCACCATCCCCGTGCAACTGGCCATGCTCAAAGACATGGAAGACGTGTGCGCACCCGGCGCCATCCACCTGAACTACGTCAACCCCATGGCCATGATCACCTGGGCGCTGAACCAGGCCAGCAAGCGCATCCCCACCGTGGGCCTGTGCCACAGCGTGCAGCACACCGCGCACGAACTGGCACACGACCTGGGTATTCCGGCAGAAGAGATCGACTACACCTGCGCGGGCATCAACCACATGTCGTTCTACACAAAGTTTGAGCACAAGGGCGTCGATCTGTACCCGCGCCTGCGCCAGATTTATGCCGACGGAAAAGCCCCCGACTGGAACCGCGTGCGCTATGAGATGCTGAACCAGCTGGGCCACTTCCCCACCGAATCCAGCGAGCACTTTGCCGAATACGTGCCATGGTTCATCAAGAAAGGCCGCGAAGACCTGCTGGCCAAGTACAACATCCCGCTGGACGAATACCCGGGCCGCTGCCAGATCTTTGAACACGCCTGGCCCTACATCGAGCGCGAGCTGCAGGCCCCCGGCACGCAAGACGTGCAGGCCCTGACCGCCGAGCTGGAGGCCGCCAACATCCATGTGATGCCGCGCAACATCACCGAAGCCGCCCGCCTGCTCGAAGGCCTGAACGCGGTGAACCGCTCGGTGGAATATGGCGGCCAGATCATCCACTCGATGGTCAGCGGCACGCCGCGCGTGGTGTATGGCAATGTGCTGAACCACCACCTGATCGACAACCTGCCCCAGGGCTGCGCGGTGGAAGTGCCCTGCCTGGTGGATGCCAACGGCGTGCAGCCCACCCGTGTGGGCAAGCTGCCTATCCAGCTGGCCGCGCTGATGCGCACCAACGTCAACGTGCAAGAGCTGGTGGTGGCTGCCATCACCGAGCAAAAGCGCGAACACGTCTACCACGCCGCCATGCTCGACCCGCACACCGCCGCCGTGCTCGACCTGTCGCAAATCCGCGCCATGGTCGATGCACTGCTGGTGGCACACCGCGCCTTCCTGCCCGACTACCTGCAAGCCTGA
- a CDS encoding carbohydrate ABC transporter permease, giving the protein MADPAPRSPHALSPTRRSETLTAWALVLPALIGFVLFYALPTLRAIEISFTDWNLLRAPKFVGLANYATMLQDGKFWQGMKLSAYYVALNIPLQTVLGLFLAVAMDRLTKSLFVKSIVLLPYLLSNVLVAMMWLWMLDPLLGLVNSLIDGIGFERQPFFGGADQALLTVAAVNIWRHMGLVAMLFLAGLQNIPRNLYEAAALEGASEWQMFWRITLPLLRPVMVFVLVTSVTGSFQIFDTIAVTTNGGPQDSTRVIVYYIVQNAFSFYKMGYASAMSMTLCIAMMIYTVFQMRVMKASENDLA; this is encoded by the coding sequence ATGGCAGACCCCGCACCCCGTTCACCGCACGCCCTCAGCCCCACCCGGCGCAGCGAAACCCTGACCGCCTGGGCCCTGGTACTGCCCGCCTTGATCGGCTTTGTGCTGTTCTACGCGCTGCCCACGCTGCGCGCCATCGAGATCAGCTTTACCGACTGGAACCTGCTGCGTGCACCGAAGTTCGTCGGCCTGGCCAACTACGCCACCATGCTGCAAGACGGCAAGTTCTGGCAGGGCATGAAGCTGTCGGCCTACTACGTGGCGCTGAACATCCCGCTGCAAACCGTGCTGGGCCTGTTCCTGGCGGTGGCGATGGACCGGCTGACCAAGTCGCTGTTCGTCAAGTCCATCGTGCTGCTGCCCTACCTGCTGTCCAACGTGCTGGTGGCCATGATGTGGCTGTGGATGCTGGACCCCCTGCTGGGCCTGGTCAACAGCCTGATCGACGGCATCGGCTTTGAGCGCCAGCCCTTCTTTGGCGGCGCAGACCAGGCGCTGCTGACGGTGGCGGCGGTCAACATCTGGCGGCACATGGGCCTGGTGGCCATGCTGTTTCTGGCCGGGCTGCAAAACATACCGCGCAACCTGTACGAGGCCGCCGCGCTGGAGGGCGCCAGCGAATGGCAGATGTTCTGGCGCATCACCCTGCCGCTGCTGCGCCCGGTGATGGTGTTTGTGCTGGTGACCAGCGTGACAGGCTCGTTCCAGATCTTCGACACCATCGCCGTGACCACCAATGGCGGCCCGCAGGACTCCACCCGCGTGATCGTCTACTACATCGTGCAAAACGCCTTCAGCTTCTACAAGATGGGCTACGCCTCCGCCATGTCGATGACGCTGTGCATCGCCATGATGATTTACACCGTGTTCCAGATGCGGGTGATGAAGGCCTCTGAGAACGACTTAGCCTGA
- a CDS encoding ABC transporter ATP-binding protein has protein sequence MASIELRSVNKTYMNDVAVIRDVNLHIQQGEFCVFVGPSGCGKSTLLRMVAGLEDITSGDLLIDGQRMNDTQPAKRGVAMVFQSYALFPHITVYDNLAFGMTLNKVDKAEIRRKVMEAAKVLQLEHLLDRKPKALSGGQRQRVAIGRAIVREPGVFLFDEPLSNLDASLRVQTRFEIAKIHRDFGKASTIYVTHDQVEAMTLADRILLLNAGPAVLTEGSVAQCGSPLELYHRPRNLFVAGFIGSPKMNFLEGRLVEGRSDIAKVQLSGGEVVEAMVDGSALQPGQPVTIGIRPEHTLLGTATQSIARQVHWQERLGESTYLFLDSGVANQPLVVKAPGQFHADPGQRVAVSLPAAAMHVFDDKGHALERRIPIADMLIPHAA, from the coding sequence ATGGCCAGCATCGAACTGCGTTCCGTCAACAAAACCTACATGAACGACGTGGCGGTGATCCGCGACGTCAACCTGCACATCCAGCAAGGCGAGTTCTGCGTCTTCGTTGGGCCGTCGGGTTGCGGCAAGTCCACGCTGCTGCGCATGGTGGCCGGGCTGGAAGACATCACCAGCGGCGACCTGCTGATCGACGGCCAGCGCATGAACGACACCCAGCCCGCCAAACGTGGCGTGGCCATGGTGTTCCAGAGCTACGCGCTGTTTCCGCACATCACCGTGTACGACAACTTGGCCTTCGGCATGACGCTGAACAAGGTGGACAAAGCCGAGATCCGCCGCAAGGTGATGGAGGCCGCCAAGGTGCTGCAGCTCGAGCACCTGCTGGACCGCAAGCCCAAGGCCTTGTCCGGCGGGCAGCGCCAGCGGGTGGCGATTGGCCGAGCCATCGTGCGCGAGCCGGGCGTGTTTTTGTTTGACGAGCCCCTGTCCAACCTGGATGCCTCGCTGCGGGTGCAAACCCGCTTCGAGATCGCCAAGATCCACCGCGACTTCGGCAAGGCCAGCACCATCTACGTAACCCACGACCAGGTCGAGGCCATGACCCTGGCGGACCGCATTCTGCTGCTCAACGCCGGGCCCGCCGTGCTCACCGAGGGCAGCGTGGCCCAGTGCGGCAGCCCGCTGGAGCTGTACCACCGGCCCCGCAACCTGTTTGTGGCCGGCTTCATCGGCTCGCCCAAAATGAACTTCCTGGAAGGCCGCCTGGTCGAGGGCCGCAGCGACATCGCCAAGGTGCAGCTCAGCGGCGGCGAGGTGGTGGAAGCCATGGTGGACGGCAGCGCGCTGCAGCCCGGCCAGCCCGTCACCATCGGCATCCGCCCCGAGCACACCCTGCTGGGCACCGCCACCCAAAGCATCGCGCGCCAGGTGCACTGGCAAGAGCGCCTGGGCGAGTCCACCTACCTGTTTCTCGACAGCGGCGTGGCCAACCAGCCGCTGGTGGTCAAAGCCCCCGGCCAGTTCCACGCCGACCCCGGCCAGCGCGTGGCGGTATCGCTGCCCGCCGCCGCCATGCATGTGTTCGACGACAAGGGCCACGCGCTGGAGCGCCGCATCCCCATCGCCGACATGCTCATTCCCCATGCTGCCTAA
- a CDS encoding carbohydrate ABC transporter permease, producing the protein MNTLVSPAVADATPHRIRIFTPGRIAAWVVLAAMLVITLAPLWMVVKTALMHSADVYTESAQILPTDPTLANFKRVLGFMTGDESRALGGSGAEINFMRSLGNSLLFTSIIVVTQVSFAAMAAYAFARLRFPGRNVLFALFVGSMMVPGVVTFIPNFILIKDLGLLNTMVGMVAPFCLMQGFSVFFLRQFFLSIPRDLEEAALLDGASYTYIFTHVVLPLSITPLATIAMLTGINMWNEFFWPYLVAKDEVQQVLPVALQSFKSQTAQGQPDWTGLMAATAITVMPTILLLVVLGRRVVESVQFSGGK; encoded by the coding sequence ATGAACACACTCGTCTCCCCCGCCGTGGCCGATGCCACACCCCACCGCATCCGCATCTTCACCCCGGGCCGCATCGCCGCCTGGGTGGTACTGGCCGCCATGCTGGTCATCACCCTGGCCCCGCTGTGGATGGTGGTGAAAACCGCGCTGATGCACAGCGCCGATGTGTACACCGAGTCAGCGCAGATCCTGCCCACCGACCCCACGCTGGCCAACTTCAAGCGCGTGCTGGGTTTCATGACCGGCGATGAAAGCCGCGCCCTGGGCGGCTCGGGGGCCGAGATCAACTTTATGCGCTCGTTGGGCAATTCGCTGCTGTTCACCAGCATCATCGTGGTCACGCAGGTGAGTTTTGCGGCCATGGCGGCCTATGCGTTTGCCCGGCTGCGTTTTCCGGGGCGCAATGTGCTGTTTGCGCTGTTTGTGGGTTCGATGATGGTGCCGGGCGTGGTCACCTTCATCCCCAACTTCATCCTCATCAAAGACCTGGGCCTGCTCAACACCATGGTGGGCATGGTGGCGCCGTTTTGCCTGATGCAGGGCTTCTCGGTGTTCTTCCTGCGGCAGTTTTTCCTGTCGATCCCGCGTGATCTGGAAGAGGCCGCGCTGCTGGACGGGGCCTCGTACACCTACATCTTCACCCACGTGGTGCTGCCGCTGAGCATCACCCCGCTGGCCACCATCGCCATGCTGACCGGCATCAATATGTGGAACGAATTCTTCTGGCCCTACCTGGTGGCCAAAGACGAAGTGCAGCAGGTGCTGCCGGTGGCCCTGCAGAGCTTCAAGTCGCAAACCGCCCAGGGCCAGCCCGACTGGACCGGCCTGATGGCCGCCACCGCCATCACCGTGATGCCCACCATTTTGCTGCTCGTCGTTTTAGGCCGCCGAGTCGTCGAATCCGTCCAGTTCTCTGGCGGCAAGTAA
- a CDS encoding LysE family translocator, with translation METFTTLASILAVLFIGVISPGPSFVLVARTAIGSSRQAGVASALGMAAGACVLSVVALLGLHALLQQVPLAYWGLKIVGGVYLLYLGFRIWQGAKAPLVLADAGPLTKAGALRHFWVGAGTMVSNPKAAVVYGVIFAALLPHTPSLALSLALPPSVFVLEASWYLLVALALSSARPRQTYLRAKTAIDRVTGAVLGLLGTKLLLSSSP, from the coding sequence ATGGAAACCTTCACCACCCTGGCCAGCATCCTGGCCGTGTTGTTCATCGGCGTGATCAGCCCCGGCCCGAGTTTTGTGCTGGTGGCGCGCACCGCCATTGGCAGCTCGCGCCAGGCCGGGGTGGCATCCGCCCTGGGCATGGCGGCCGGGGCCTGTGTGCTCAGCGTGGTGGCCTTGCTCGGGCTGCACGCGCTGCTGCAGCAGGTTCCCCTGGCCTACTGGGGGCTGAAGATTGTGGGCGGCGTGTACCTGCTGTACCTGGGCTTCAGGATCTGGCAGGGCGCAAAAGCGCCGCTGGTGCTGGCCGACGCGGGCCCGCTGACCAAGGCGGGCGCGCTGCGGCATTTTTGGGTGGGTGCGGGCACCATGGTCAGCAACCCCAAGGCGGCGGTGGTGTACGGCGTGATCTTCGCCGCGCTGCTGCCACACACGCCCTCGCTGGCACTGAGCCTGGCGCTGCCGCCCAGCGTGTTTGTGCTGGAGGCCAGCTGGTACCTGCTGGTGGCCCTGGCCCTGTCCTCGGCGCGGCCCCGGCAAACCTATTTGCGGGCCAAGACGGCGATCGACCGGGTGACCGGGGCGGTGCTGGGCCTGCTGGGCACCAAGCTGCTGCTGTCGTCGTCGCCGTAG
- a CDS encoding sugar ABC transporter substrate-binding protein: MTLKLSTLAAAALACIGSAHAVEVKYMLWDANQMPAYKQCAADFEKKNPGTTVKISQSGWNDYWTAISTGFVSGTAPDVFTNHLSKYPEFAKNDQLVDLAPLIQRDKVDPASYTAGLYDVWGRDGKQYGLPKDWDTIGMVVNMEMAKKAGVTLADLQAMTWNPKDGGSFEQILRKLTVDAAGNNATSPNFDKKKVAVYGYQTPAGAPGMRGQTEWSHFAVSNGFKFQDKPWDSKFYYDDPKLAESISYLAGLPGKGLSAVFENAKTLGSDAMFVGKKVAIVPQGSWMITYFKDNAKFENAWIPLPTGPTGTRATMFNGLADSIWSGSKVKADAWKWVKYLGSADCQSVVANTGVVFPAIKGQAERAVEVQKSKGVDSSAFLTMAKSKTFLTPIADHGSEIDEIMKAALEAVLAGKADAASALKAANTQVNALK, from the coding sequence ATGACCCTCAAACTCAGCACACTCGCAGCGGCCGCCCTGGCCTGCATTGGCAGCGCCCACGCCGTCGAAGTCAAATACATGCTCTGGGATGCCAACCAGATGCCCGCCTACAAGCAGTGCGCCGCAGACTTCGAAAAGAAGAACCCCGGCACCACCGTCAAGATCAGCCAGTCTGGCTGGAACGACTACTGGACGGCCATCTCCACCGGCTTCGTCTCAGGCACCGCCCCCGACGTGTTCACCAACCACCTGTCCAAGTACCCTGAGTTTGCCAAGAACGACCAGCTCGTCGATCTGGCCCCGCTGATCCAGCGCGACAAGGTCGACCCCGCCAGCTACACCGCCGGCCTGTACGACGTGTGGGGCCGCGACGGCAAGCAGTACGGTCTGCCCAAAGACTGGGACACCATCGGCATGGTGGTGAACATGGAAATGGCCAAAAAGGCCGGTGTCACATTGGCCGACCTGCAAGCCATGACCTGGAACCCCAAGGACGGCGGCAGCTTCGAGCAGATCCTGCGCAAACTGACGGTGGACGCAGCGGGCAACAACGCCACCAGCCCCAACTTCGACAAAAAGAAAGTCGCCGTCTACGGCTACCAAACCCCGGCCGGTGCGCCCGGCATGCGCGGCCAGACCGAATGGAGCCACTTTGCCGTGTCCAACGGCTTCAAGTTCCAGGACAAGCCCTGGGATTCCAAGTTCTACTACGACGACCCCAAGCTGGCCGAGAGCATCAGCTACCTCGCGGGCCTGCCGGGCAAGGGCCTGTCGGCCGTGTTCGAGAACGCCAAGACGCTGGGCTCGGATGCCATGTTCGTCGGCAAAAAGGTCGCCATCGTGCCCCAGGGCTCATGGATGATCACCTACTTCAAAGACAACGCCAAGTTTGAGAACGCCTGGATTCCGCTGCCCACCGGCCCCACCGGCACCCGCGCCACCATGTTCAACGGCCTGGCCGATTCGATCTGGTCGGGTTCCAAGGTCAAGGCCGATGCCTGGAAGTGGGTCAAGTACCTGGGCTCGGCCGACTGCCAAAGCGTGGTGGCCAACACCGGTGTGGTGTTCCCGGCCATCAAGGGCCAGGCCGAACGCGCAGTGGAAGTGCAGAAATCCAAGGGCGTGGACTCCAGCGCCTTCCTCACCATGGCCAAGTCCAAGACCTTCCTGACCCCGATTGCCGACCACGGCTCGGAAATCGACGAAATCATGAAGGCCGCCCTGGAAGCCGTGCTGGCCGGCAAAGCCGATGCCGCCAGCGCCCTGAAAGCCGCCAACACCCAAGTGAATGCCCTGAAATAG